The Rosa chinensis cultivar Old Blush chromosome 7, RchiOBHm-V2, whole genome shotgun sequence DNA segment agggactctGTCAGCCCTATGCGGGTAGCGAACGgtggcggtgccctaggcagcagcggcAGCCATACTTAGTTCAGGAACCAACTTTTGATTCGTGtttcgtttcgctcgagagaatagatgtccatgtgaagtatTTAGTAggcagatcatcatatcatgaccatgaTGATTTatcttgtcgtgacaaagccaatatgtgtctaaatccaagatatattctctcataactttattggatttaatagctcgaatagtgacatagagtccactagagagacacataaacttctctaagatgcgcctttattcgtAATCATTAGaagtattgcaaaggaactcattttcgttctttCATGCGGTTTCACACGGAATACGTTGGCtgttcataggtgcgatttgccttaggagagtagagagtttctgtgacagtaatcaaggtgccatttggcaaggagAACTttggctattccatgtccttgacttaatactgatggcccagccatcgtagtcataaagaaatatgctcataatgaaaatggagtcataatgaaaggaACTCGAAAttatattcataagccaacggagtacatcattgtctcttaaccagtAGCGGAAtataatccaaatgctagctaatgcaaaatggTATTTACTACACAGTATATGATAATTCccaattacatctcttggaaaaataaagacttaaatagaattggcGATCAATTGATCCCAGCctgatttgtagtcttcaacctttcactctagatcatcttcttgatcttcttgttccacatagtgagtttctcttgcttcacaatatgctttgtaggtggtgacaatttcttcacgagctttacaaatgtgtgcccaatgactggatactccacattgagaacatacatctctttgctcagactccattgattgaggcgctttgaaagcgttatttagatggctcttagtattggtggcaccaccaacatggccagaggctttgcctccctctctctttccacgttgacctcttcggttccgtgtttaTTATGGCCGTTACCTTTCcgagtagagcgattatatggaccagaacatccagaagtatccctgAGATTAGGCTCTtagggggcgcgactataattggacttcAGAATATGCTTTGTTTCTACGGATCTTttattatagttcttcacaaggatgttgtcatgcttttcagagacattcatagctccaataagctcatgaaaccttgtgatccgtcctgcagtaacatcgatttgatagttcttagcaaccatcaatgcagagacggggaaggtagatagagtcttctcaatcaacatcgcatttgtgatctcttgaCCACAggattccattaaggatttaatgcgaagtgcttatgagttatagtcaagaactgacttgaaatcacataagccAAGGCTTttccatctcacttctaggtcaggaagcagggagtcacggacgttggcaaatctttcttcgagtgagacccacagccttctaggatcttcttcattcatacactcatactggagcgaatcatccatatgacgagtcattaggatgatggctttcgccttatttccctctaaggctactctatttgtttccaaagcttgagcttgctcaacagttagcacgtcctggctagtcTCGAGAAttatatccaagattccatcggccttgacatgctggcggacatcacgaacccacctgtgatatccagagccagttgttcctaatggagcaaaatccaatttgttcaggttactcatcttgaaagagaacaagaaaaatggtccGTTTCGGATCGAAAAAGACTACCACTAAAACAATGAAATTTCttagcatagtcgcttccaagaaaatctgattccaataggggttttggattagattgaaacaacgatgtatgtcgATGGCGGTCGCGGAGTTGCAATAGTCGTGCGGTCGAGGGCGAGTCGCAGGAATGAGGAGGTGCAGGGGTCGCGGGACTGCGGAGTCGCGAGGGTCGCAGAGTCGCAGGAGTGCGATATTGCGGTGTCGCGGGCGAGTTGCGGTGACACTGGGGTAGTAGGGTCGCGGTGTCGCTGGTGAGTCTCGGTTGCAAGGGCAGGCAAGCGGGTGCGAGGGCAGAAGGCAAGCAAAGCTTGCaggcgctgcaggggcagcgaggcTAACCTGGTAGGGTTAGCGTTGAGTTGTGACGAGGGGGCTGCGGGGGCAGTAGTACCGCAGGCAAGGCTAATCCGGTGGAGTTTGATCAATTTAtggggttttggtttctaaagctatggttagggctcgtgctgataacgtgttgtagagaaactaaattaagagaaatttgctgtatattctcattgataataggggtctctttatatagaggattacaatgcatagaatccaaatCATACAAGAAAGTAATCATGCATTGAATAAGAATTTAGATCTTTCTAAtgtaactctattaccactaggccAAAGAACTTAGAATTTGGGCTAGACAcagaatagagatttacttaaacacgcccttaattaattatattttcttatatattatatttcttttccattgcACTGCTCTTTCCTTAATCTGGGAGAAGGTTTTAACGAGACCCCAAGTTCATTCATCATATCATACTAGTTTCCTCCAATATCTTAATATCCTATGATTGTATTTCTTCTGAAGCATCTATGCTTATGATATAAACTCTGTTTGTGTATTTGTTCATTCTAAATATATGCTGGTCATCTTATCATGCGTAATTGCGTATGGTGATTTTAACTAATATAATTCACCTGAATATTGCAAGTCACGAAGATTTTATTTGAACctctaaaagtctaaatttACTATATATTTCATTTTGAAAATCTTATTTCACAGTTAAAAAGGCTTGGATTTCATTCCCACCCATTTTCGTAATAGAGTTCACTGTGTGGCTGTTTACCAGGGAGGAGAGCCATTGTGAATCACTCAGGAGCTACTTTGATTGGGATAATTGGAAATGAATTATGTACCATTTCGGTAGAAGttctctaaaaaataaaaatatagacCTTATCACAGAGGCTACGTTTGAAACTGTTTCTAAAATTGACAGAAGCTCTTTCATAGCATCAAACCTAAACAATAATCACTTTCGCATAGCGAGCAAGATCCTAATTCAATGTTCTTTCCTAAATGCAGACCATCTACAATGAAAATTCTGACAgcttaaaataataaaatggcATTATCAACATGATTAAGGTTAGGGTTGGTTATGGTGAGACCTTGACAGCAACATTACAGAGGTCCCTAGCAATGTGCAAGAATATATTTATCGAAATCTATAGATCATACTTGCATTACCAAAGTGAAAACTGATAATAATTCTTACATCTACGTGAAAAATCACAGCGAATAATTGTCATAGAAGCAATAGTCAAACATTTCATAATCACAAGACTCGCAACCAATAAACATGAATCACATGGGGAGGTGAAAATACAACCAAACAGTTGCGGTGAAAAAGATGGTAATAGCATCTTATAACCAATGAGCTCTACTGCAAAAGTGCAGAGAAGTAAAAACGCATCACAATACCGAAATTATAACATATCAGCACACAAAATAAAGTGATATACACACATCCAGTACTACAGAATTTGGAAATTACATGCCCTACATTCCATCACATCAGCTTATCATTTCAGAAAAAACTACGTGAGCAAACCAAAAGCAACAAAGGTGATGCTGTCATGTTAATTTGCAGAACTTAATCCATGAAGCTCTTTCTTTCTGTCAGTTTAGGTTATTTGTGACAGCACTCAAGGTGTGAAGTATGATTATTTGACGAGGTTAGTACTCAAGTTAAAATGACAAACAGTCTGTCCTCCATCTTCATTTCTTGACCTGTCATGGATTTTCAATGGATGTCGATCAAAAAGTTTCTGCACCAGAGGGGTCCAAACCAGTAAAACAAGTAGCGAAAGAACTAAAGAAAATACCTTAAAACGAGGAGAGCGACGAAGAGACAATGCCGACCCAGGAGATAGACTTTGTGATTTATTCCACTTTCCAGGGCTAAGTTTCTTGACTTGTCTATCAGGTTTTTCATGTTGAACTTGGTGATGCTCATGACTCTTGGCAAAAGATTCACTTCTGACAGTTGACATTGACAAAGCTGGAGCAGACCCAGAAATTGTGGAATACTCTTGATGCATAACCATTGGTAACCCTGTTGAATCATAATGGACACATTATTTATCAGTAACAAAGAATAAAAGAGTACTAATCCTTCTCTCAATTGTCAACTGTAGTTGATGtacatattttcctttttggaACTAAATACTAAAGAACTGCTGAATTCGCTAGCATATATAAGAGAAGACCATTATTAGGGTGTGCTAGATTTCCATCATTCAGGATTTTAGgtaaaatggaagagagaagtTGTACCTCGAGAGGCAGCTTCTTGAAACCTTTGTCTCATATCTCTGACAAATTTAAATAATCCATTGGTTCTGTTCAATTCATCTAACAACTCTTTGATCTCATTCAAGTGTGGATCACAATCTATCACTGAGAATTAAAAGAAATCAATATGCGGATGGTTAAGATGCACATTATTAGACAAATGAATATCAGACAATAACCTCTAGAAAGTACAATGCTTACAGGTGTACACATCATTTGCATGCCTAACAGTGAAGCAGAATTCCTCATCTGGATTTTTCAAGTTGATGTTCTTAAATGTGAATCTCAcccctggaaaaaaaaaaaaaaaaggttttaattcatttttcatAATATTTACATGATAAATTCTGCACAATCAAATGACTTCAATTACCATGTCCGCCTTCAATATAGAAACCAAGGACCTTATTATACCATGATATAACctcttctatttcttctttaCTGTCTTTGATAGACCTATCTTCAGATTCTGCCAATGTTAAAAACTTTCAGAAGTACAAATAGAAGAGTGGGAAAAAGCAGTTGTAAACACAAGCATACGTTTCTTCAAAATACAGAGTCTCCATCCTTATAAAAAAGCCAGAATGCGATCAAATAAGAACAAAAGAACACGTATTGACCATTATTGGAAAACGATATAAACTTAGTCCTACGCACCAAAACCGTCAAGAGGAAATTACCAGAAAATTGCTGAGAAAGAATTGCACCATACTCATCCCTCTTAGCCCTTTGATCTTGCACCACTCTCCTAAGTTCGTCTATTCTAGCTTTCCTGGCAGCAATCGCATCTGTCATTGCCATCCGCTTGGTCTCTTTACGAGTCTTTGCTACAAACCAATCAAACATATATGCACATAATAAAACACACTGAGATCAACtcatacaaaaaacaaaacaaaaaaaccaagaTTTCAGCCAATTGAAGTGATAATAATGGCAATGGATATGTTCCGCGCTATAATTATTGATTAACAACCGGAATGAAATTTCAATTTGAAATTTTACCACCGAGGTAATTCCTAATTCCAATTCAATAAATGCAGGTGGCAATGTGGCACAGACATTTACCTGCTAGGGCTTTAAACAATTCCTCCTCGGCTTCCCTCAGTTTAGCTTTAACCTGTCCGAGTTTCCCTAATtccaaacaaaacagaaaattcaaaaGTCAATTAATACTTACACCATCCCCCAATccgaaaaccctaatttcacaGCGAATCAATACAGTAACAATTGACAAGGCAAAAGCCCCAACGAAGCAAAGAGTTAAAAAGTGAAAAAGTGACTGGACCTTGGCAGTGGACGGTTTCTTGTACTCTGGCGCGGATCGAAGCCAGGGACTCGCGAAGCGCCGCCGCGGCAGAGTCCGCCTTCTGCAGGTGAGCCGGAATCTCTCTGTCGCAGGCCAGCTTTAGAGACTCCATTTTCGACCGTACGGATTCTTCTGGTTTGGTGTCCATCGCCGGAGACTAGAgtctttagagagagagagagagagagagagagagagagggagggagcgAGGAGTGAGAGTTTTGAATTTTTGGGTCAGAGGAGTGAGATGATgactttttgaaagaaaaaaagtgtgagaacttttttcagtttttgttttaaGTTTGAATTAAGTTTAGGTTTAAGCCCGCGCcactttttaattattggacCGGAATAAGATCGGCCGTGAACCCTAAGTACCCATATGGTTTGGGCCTGTTGTGCACTCATCATATGGTTTGTTGGGCTCGGCTCATTACCGAGAGGCCGCGTTTGTTGATAGATATTCATCAACGGTTATACTTATACCGAAACCGACTTAATTTTTATCGAGGGAGAAGACTCGAATTTGGGACATGTATCAACAAATGTCAAATGTCAATTGGCTAACGATTGATTTTTCCTCCATGCAAAAGATAAGGGGAAAGGTTAGAGGACgcaaaagaaaaactattgtAAATTTAAGTCATGCAACGTGTTCTGGACTTCTGGCTACTTTTATATTATTCCAAGTGATTTAGTATGGTTTCAATGAAAATTCAACCCCGAACTGGATTTTGTTTCTAGACAAATTGATCTATACTCGATACTGGATTTTTTCTTAGCAGTGGCGGTTTTGATAACACCATCCTTGTGATCGAGAAACTTCCCATTCACATTAGGTGAGAATGAAAATAAATGGAAGATGGTTGGATCTTACTATTTAGAGGCAATGTTGAGAATAGATTataacattttcttttattaattttctcCATAACCTCTTTATTATTGGTGAGAATTTACTTTGTAGATTGAGAAATACAAATATTGAGCCCCTCCATATATTTTGtcatttgttaaaggaaaaacacattatgtgtcttcttcaatcgtcaaagtgattgacggagaggcaatcaagtaattagcaatcaccatcaatcagcatggattaagGACCAATCaatagttaatgtcatcattgtaattgatatttccgttgtaattctctccctatataaatgggctatgaaatgaaatgagtagaccaattccaatttcaattttacttttacacgttatcggCACGCTCaaagcaaatagccaagaaaaaaaattctaatttccTAGTTTCTTtctgtagaaaaaaaaaaaaaaaaaaaacccaagtttcaaaagaaaaaagtttttttttttttctctctctctaccggCAAACCCCACCGGCCTTCTGCTTGCATGTCCTCACCCCATGCCCACACACAGCAGCTCATTGCCAGCAAACCCCATCAGCCTGAGCTACTGCCCTCACAGCCACACAGATCCAAGCAGCCCCGCGCAGCCCCGCCTGCTCATCCTCCCTCTGCGCGCACAGCCCACTGCCCCAACGTAGCCTCTGCCCTGCGCACCCAGTCCACATAGGCCTGCAGCACCGCCTCCCTTACACCGAGCACTACACTTGAGCCTCACCTGCAGCCTCGACCCGCCTGCAGAACCAGACCCGATCTCGATCTCGACCTCAACGATTGAATCTACTCCAAATCGAATTCCGGCAACCTTCAGCTACCTGCCCAGATCATCGGCATTCATCTTCAGACGACCAACAGGTTTTTTCGGCGATCTGATCTGCACCTGCTTCTCACACTTCGACCAGCAAGTTTTTTTTCTCTCGACCCAACACACCATACAAGCCACGACGCAGCAGCTTTTgctattaagaaaaaaaaaaacagaaccaGAAGacgtgaagaagagagagagagagaagaaaaaaacaaaaagaagaaaaaatagaaaagaaaaaagagcctgccagaaagaaaaaaggccCTATGGCCCacctttacaaaaaaaaaaaaaaaaaaagaggtcttgcggcccagaaagaaaaagaaaagaaaaaaagcctTGTGGTCCattgctggaaaaaaaaaaaagaggaagcagcccagttttttttcttaagtccgaaaacatcgctacgcacgcctgcatcaatattcgcgtgcgctaggattgttttatttttcgaaaccaagtatgttctctttaatttatttattttcatacgatggtatatttgattatttattttcttgagtatgctttatattttattgtttatgtttttatcgtGAACTTTTTAGCATGTTTCGTTAGATAATATTGATCCTCTTAAAGCatgtcttgttatttatgttttacataattatgtttaagcatgttttaattatgctatagtttatactttattttgaacatgccatatatattttgttatatctatactattattaagagaataggctttgttagccaaaatcaaaaattttgacagatttaaccctgaaagattaaaaaactttgaaaataaattaaatcacaaggggtaaatatgacaattacaaaatgaatttttattaaaaataaataaataaaaaatttctcatctccacttttctctcccactattttctctctgcaataactgtatttttttttttaattttctttaaaaaaaaatctattacacatgcagagcatgtatgAAGAACGCTagtcagtattaattaagccaataaggcttaaggttaaattttcaataattcTACAATTGTCCTTGATTAATTAAAACTCTAATACTATAAACTTTAATAGATAATGGATAAAACAGTAAAttaaaaataggaaaaagaaagacaggaaaagagaaaaagaaaagaagagagagaagaaactgTTAATCTCAATGTGGGAGGGCTTTTACTAGACGTGTGAGCAATGAATCACCAATTGTTATTTACCACAAGTCCAGAAACTGTATTATTCCTTATTTTTTATTGCAGTTTGAtgaagaaataaattatgtaaaaccaattttttgatacaaaaaaacattaaaaaaaacgtaagcgtgtgttaagaggctagcattatttatgcaattgtgagcatgttttgtgaattttatttactcttatataattattcctaagcatgcctttaattatgctattgtttatattttattttacgcatgctatattattgctattattatgtgtaacatatattttggtatatatttgtgaaattcgagcatgccatgtaatttaatttaatatatgctatgtttttatcattatttaTTACGTGCTATGACTATTACTTGTTTAGAATACTATACAAATAATtgcattttgccatgataatgaaagttcatgcgcattataaatacacatttactgtgataaagtattttcacatagcatcaaaaaaaatgtgaccattacgaatcttggtcttgaaatctaattcatatttttggaaaataattcacgtggatgtctttatgactacgtaatttatatattccctcttgtttatgtagatggctgatccaactcgacctaaATTTGAcgtcttggactcagaaggacttgagtatcatcgttgggtttccgatgtagaaactgcctttgtggcaaatgactacactgccaccattaccgaccccaaagatgatgaactatctaataagatgaaagcaaatgccttaatgtttctgaggcgacatattgatcttagcctacgctgggagtaccttcagttgaagacacccaaaaaACTGTGGGATGCGCTTAAGGGACGTTTtaggaacattcatgacactttgcttcCAGAACTGGCTATTAAGTGGAATGGAacccgcttgcttgactataaaaaggtcaatgaattcaacaaggacatgttgcgcttaaaggcacatctcaatttctgtggaagggaaatcacagaagatgatatgatctccaagactcttaccacctttcctacttcagcgtttatactagcgaaccagtataagttggagtatgacaacaaaagaatcacaacattcaataagttgataagcctactgcaagtgacTAGTGACTaagagacataatgaggttcgcttgaacaacaatgctagGCCTACTGGgataaagaaaattcctgaggctaattatggaaaaatgaaaggtggaaagaactccaatgcaaaggggtttggacgtgttgatccctacccacgtggcaacaatgcaccatgtgCAAA contains these protein-coding regions:
- the LOC112179369 gene encoding kinetochore protein SPC25 homolog; its protein translation is MDTKPEESVRSKMESLKLACDREIPAHLQKADSAAAALRESLASIRARVQETVHCQGKLGQVKAKLREAEEELFKALAAKTRKETKRMAMTDAIAARKARIDELRRVVQDQRAKRDEYGAILSQQFSESEDRSIKDSKEEIEEVISWYNKVLGFYIEGGHGVRFTFKNINLKNPDEEFCFTVRHANDVYTLIDCDPHLNEIKELLDELNRTNGLFKFVRDMRQRFQEAASRGLPMVMHQEYSTISGSAPALSMSTVRSESFAKSHEHHQVQHEKPDRQVKKLSPGKWNKSQSLSPGSALSLRRSPRFKVKK